In the genome of Bacillota bacterium, one region contains:
- a CDS encoding N-acetylmuramoyl-L-alanine amidase: MKPRVTNVRATVTAGSPAVSIVEVESTLPASRHALDCRDPGTLRLLLWGLRLNMDPFERLLLDGIVRSVRLFQALPDCVECRIRLELAGAGVDPHVQVEPGMPVVTRVVLSREPLRRLLRGRRITVDPAHGGRDVGARGPINLEERHVVLKIASRLVWHLREAGCEVSLTRQDDRDVDESQRLRAAVARRAEVLVSLHTAHDTGQDCRGIRTLVVPGAGGEPARAQALAESVHAALLERLGLPDRGMGTSPVPAWALASGTPPHASLLHVWVEPVCIGNPLDEALLRSVVFRDRIAQAIRNGLARFYAAAGNGDAALAL; the protein is encoded by the coding sequence CGCCACGCGCTCGACTGCCGCGACCCGGGCACGCTACGGCTGCTCCTGTGGGGCCTGCGCCTCAACATGGATCCCTTCGAGCGGCTGCTCCTCGACGGCATCGTGCGGTCGGTCAGGCTCTTTCAAGCACTGCCCGACTGTGTGGAATGCCGAATCCGCCTGGAGTTGGCCGGCGCGGGCGTGGATCCCCACGTCCAGGTGGAACCCGGCATGCCGGTGGTCACCCGCGTCGTCCTGAGCCGGGAGCCGCTGCGCCGCCTCTTGCGAGGCCGGCGCATCACGGTCGACCCCGCCCACGGCGGGCGGGACGTGGGCGCCCGGGGACCCATCAACCTGGAGGAGCGGCACGTGGTGCTGAAGATCGCCTCCCGCCTCGTCTGGCACCTGAGGGAGGCCGGCTGCGAGGTCTCGCTCACCCGGCAGGACGACCGGGACGTTGACGAATCCCAGCGGCTGAGGGCGGCCGTGGCCCGGCGGGCCGAGGTGCTGGTGAGCCTCCACACGGCCCACGACACCGGCCAGGATTGCCGAGGGATCCGGACACTGGTGGTGCCGGGCGCGGGCGGCGAGCCGGCCCGGGCGCAGGCCCTGGCCGAGAGCGTGCACGCGGCGCTGCTGGAGCGGCTCGGCCTGCCTGACCGGGGGATGGGCACGTCCCCTGTCCCGGCATGGGCGCTCGCCTCCGGGACGCCACCACACGCCTCCCTTCTGCACGTCTGGGTCGAGCCAGTGTGCATCGGCAACCCGCTCGACGAAGCGCTGCTGAGAAGCGTGGTCTTCCGGGACCGGATCGCCCAGGCCATCCGTAACGGCCTGGCTCGCTTTTACGCCGCCGCCGGAAACGGGGACGCCGCCCTTGCGCTATAA